In Glycine max cultivar Williams 82 chromosome 15, Glycine_max_v4.0, whole genome shotgun sequence, the DNA window GACCAATCTCAATAGCCTGTCTCTGTGGTTCTCTGTGCTCACACTCTCATCTGGCATGTGGTGCAAAACAAAAGGGAAGTTCACAACTAGTGCTTCCCCTGGTTGAATTACAAGGTTTTCTAGTTCAACCTCACTTCCACACATTGCAGCACTGTGGAACTCAAATGGCACTCCACAAGATTTGGCATAATCTGAGAGGCGTTTCCCTACAATGTGAAGTCCTCCACCCCTTGCATGAAATGATTGGGAATCATCAACACCGGTTACGTGAACGAAAGGTGGTCCACCTGGACGAGATGCAAGAGCCTGAATAAGCAACAACCACTGAGTCCCCTGTGCAATTTGGAAGTCAATTATGCGAATTCTTGATTCATTTAGCATTGCTTCTCCAATGACAGCATTTGCAGATGTGTAAGCAAACTTCCAATATGGGCAAATCTGGTACAGGATGTGCATGTAAGTCATGAGATCATTGCTTGTTGGTTGTTCACATTTCAAGGCTTTGTAGATTATGCTCCCTGAAGACTCCAACCTTGCTCTTAGACCCTCCAACATGTAAGCACCTAACCTCTGAATTGGATCACCCCCAACTGATACCATCTTTGCCAATACATTGTTCATAAATCCCACTGCTGTTTCAATATCATCATCAGCCACGGCTTGTGCACACCGAATGAGGACTTCTTTCAAGTTTAATTTTGGAATCATTTCCACAATCTGATCCCAATTGTATTTAGCCATTGGAGATGCTCCGTGGCAACCACCCTTGTAGGAGCAGTGGCAACTGTCAACAATGTCTGAATCAGGCCCCAACAACGAAATCTCGAGTTCTCTAAGCTTGTTCTTCAATTCGTAGCTGTCATCAGCAGTAGAGTGTGAACTTGTTGGTGATCCATATGTGTTGTCTGATGACTGATGCTGGTCAGAATGGTATGAATGAGAAGCTTGTGGAGAAAAAGGACTCCTATTAGATGACACACTAGCATAGGAAGGAGAATCACAACCTATGAGATCATTGATTACTGGGGATGATTCAAGGGTAAAGTATTGATCCTTGCTGGTTTCAAAAGAAATAGT includes these proteins:
- the LOC100819190 gene encoding scarecrow-like protein 13, with the protein product MQTSQKHPTSAGIHLYHQPAQDIDPYTHYQILQSNSCHEIHDNSSSQGTTISFETSKDQYFTLESSPVINDLIGCDSPSYASVSSNRSPFSPQASHSYHSDQHQSSDNTYGSPTSSHSTADDSYELKNKLRELEISLLGPDSDIVDSCHCSYKGGCHGASPMAKYNWDQIVEMIPKLNLKEVLIRCAQAVADDDIETAVGFMNNVLAKMVSVGGDPIQRLGAYMLEGLRARLESSGSIIYKALKCEQPTSNDLMTYMHILYQICPYWKFAYTSANAVIGEAMLNESRIRIIDFQIAQGTQWLLLIQALASRPGGPPFVHVTGVDDSQSFHARGGGLHIVGKRLSDYAKSCGVPFEFHSAAMCGSEVELENLVIQPGEALVVNFPFVLHHMPDESVSTENHRDRLLRLVKSLSPKVVTLVEQESNTNTSPFFQRFAETLSYYTAMFESIDVALPRDDKQRINAEQHCVARDIVNMVACEGDERVERHELLGKWRSRFSMAGFAPCPLSSLVTDAVRNMLNEFNENYRLEYRDGALYLGWKNRAMCTSSAWRCY